In a genomic window of Gossypium arboreum isolate Shixiya-1 chromosome 9, ASM2569848v2, whole genome shotgun sequence:
- the LOC108456989 gene encoding regulator of nonsense transcripts 1 homolog isoform X1 has product MESHFETASQPDPATDAYTFLEFNTQLESDFGYTDFRDPICSWPTPYDATAADRSGSDTAASSSPSSASKGAARGVNSNNNSSICSRTVVDALATGISGLNFEETAGDEDGGYEYGKGDSVEHSCRYCGVSNPACVVRCNVPSCRKWFCNSRGNTSGSHIVNHLVRAKHKEVCLHKDSPLGETILECYNCGCRNVFLLGFISAKTESVVVLLCREPCLNVNAFKDMNWDLSQWCPLIDDRCFLQWLVKVPSEQEQLRARQISAQQINKVEELWKTNPDTSLEDLEKPGIDDEPQPVALKYEDAYQYQNVFAPLIKLEADYDKMMKESQSKDNVTVRWDIGLNKKQVAYFVFPKEDNELRLVPGDELRLRYSGDAARLAWQAVGHVIKLTAQEEVALELRASQGVPIDVSHGFSVDFVWKSTSFDRMQGAMKTFAVDETSVSGYIYHHLLGHEVEVRMVRNTLPRRFGAPGLPELNASQAFAVKSVLQKPISLIQGPPGTGKTVTSAAIVYNMANQGQGQVLVCAPSNVAVDQLAEKISATGLKVVRLCAKSREAVSSPVEHLTLHYQVRHLDTSEKSELHKLQLLKDEQGELSSSDEKKYKALKRATEREISQSADVICCTCVGAGDPRLANFRFRQVLIDESTQATEPECLIPLVLGVKQVVLVGDHCQLGPVIMCKKGARAGLAQSLFERLVLLGVKPIRLQVQYRMHPCLSEFPSNSFYEGTLQNGVTINERQSSGIDFPWPVPNRPMFFYVQMGQEEISASGTSYLNRTEAANVEKIVTTFLRSGVVPSQIGVITPYEGQRAYIVNYMLRTGALRQQLYKEIEVASVDSFQGREKDYIILSCVRSNEHQGIGFLNDPRRLNVALTRARYGIVILGNPKVLSKQPLWNGLLTHYKEHECLVEGPLNNLKQSMVQFQKPKKVYNNRRVLFARGPGIVPNDNFASAASSSPNADRRNSRAQGAYMPPGLPNGTHKPGVQPTRFEMPQVPLPPFPGPPSQPYAIPTHEAVLGPVGAVPQVPQPGNRGFGAGCGNAGAPISSRLQHQQGTPQNAGTLGSAFNFPPLENPNGQPSMGGQLSQPGFVNNMTVQGPNQSLHDGFSSGVMSQDYSGDDFKTQGSHVPYNVADFSTQVSQGGYAADYSTQGAQSGFLGNFLNQNSQAGYSRVGTGNDFMSQEYMNRGSRGLFTQVGFSDPSQDDASQSHCGVNPNQLQSQGFMNSLYSQPLAQFNKQPLNLQASQQGHGSQTRNFNLMVKNKDA; this is encoded by the exons ATGGAATCTCATTTCGAGACGGCCTCGCAACCCGATCCAGCCACAGATGCTTACACATTCCTCGAATTCAACACCCAACTCGAGTCCGATTTCGGCTACACGGACTTTCGAGACCCGATTTGTTCTTGGCCGACACCCTACGATGCCACCGCCGCTGATCGCTCCGGCTCCGACACTGCTGCCTCCTCCTCTCCCTCTAGTGCTTCAAAAGGCGCTGCCCGTGGCGTAAATAGTAATAACAACAGCAGTATTTGTAGTAGGACCGTGGTTGATGCGTTAGCTACGGGGATTAGTGGATTGAATTTCGAGGAGACAGCTGGGGATGAGGATGGTGGTTATGAGTACGGAAAAGGGGATTCGGTCGAGCACTCTTGTCGGTATTGTGGGGTTTCAAACCCGGCTTGCGTGGTTCGCTGTAATGTCCCTTCGTGTAGGAAGTGGTTCTGTAATTCGAGAGGGAATACATCTGGCTCGCATATTGTTAATCATCTC GTACGAGCTAAACACAAGGAAGTCTGCCTTCATAAGGATAGTCCTTTGGGAGAAACAATTCTTGAATGCTACAACTGTGGATGCAGAAATGTTTTCCTTCTTGGTTTTATATCTGCTAAGACAGAGAGCGTTGTTGTTCTTCTTTGTAGAGAACCTTGTTTGAATGTTAATGCTTTTAAGGACATGAATTGGGACTTGAGTCAGTGGTGTCCCCTTATTGATGATAGATGCTTTTTGCAGTGGTTAGTTAAG GTCCCATCTGAACAAGAACAGCTAAGGGCACGGCAAATAAGTGCTCAGCAGATAAACAAGGTAGAAGAGCTTTGGAAGACAAATCCTGATACTTCCCTTGAAGATCTTGAGAAGCCTGGCATAGATGATGAACCTCAGCCCGTGGCCTTGAAGTATGAAGATGCTTATCAG TATCAAAATGTTTTTGCGCCACTTATTAAGCTTGAAGCTGACTATGATAAA ATGATGAAAGAATCTCAAAGCAAGGACAATGTCACCGTTCGATGGGATATTGGCTTAAACAAGAAACAAGTTGCATATTTTGTTTTTCCAAAG GAAGACAATGAGCTGCGTCTAGTACCTGGTGATGAGTTGCGACTGCGTTATTCAGGAGATGCTGCCCGCCTAGCATGGCAGGCTGTTGGGCATGTG ATCAAGCTAACGGCACAAGAGGAAGTTGCACTTGAGCTCCGTGCTAGTCAG GGAGTTCCTATTGATGTCAGCCATGGATTCAGTGTTGATTTTGTCTGGAAGAGTACAAGCTTTGACCGGATGCAGGGGGCAATGAAAACATTTGCAGTTGATGAAACAAGTGTTAGTGG TTATATTTACCACCACCTTCTTGGCCATGAGGTTGAGGTTCGAATGGTTCGTAATACACTGCCTCGACGTTTTGGTGCACCCGGTCTGCCAGAACTGAATGCATCTCAA GCTTTTGCTGTAAAGAGTGTTCTTCAGAAGCCAATAAGCCTGATTCAAGGGCCCCCTGGCACTGGAAAAACTGTTACTTCTGCTGCCATTGTTTATAACATGGCTAATCAGGGTCAGGGACAG GTTCTAGTCTGTGCTCCAAGTAATGTGGCTGTTGACCAGCTAGCTGAAAAGATAAGTGCCACTGGTTTAAAG GTTGTAAGGCTTTGTGCGAAATCAAGGGAAGCTGTGAGTTCTCCTGTTGAACATTTGACCCTGCATTATCAG GTTCGACATCTTGACACATCTGAGAAAAGTGAACTTCACAAGTTACAACTATTGAAAGATGAACAAG gtgaATTGTCAAGTAGTGATGAGAAAAAGTACAAAGCACTAAAGCGAGCAACAGAGAGAGAAATATCCCAAAGCGCTGATGTCATTTGTTGCACTTGTGTTGGGGCTGGAGATCCTAGATTAGCAAATTTTAGGTTCCGCCAG GTACTTATTGATGAGTCTACTCAGGCAACTGAACCTGAGTGTCTCATTCCTTTAGTTCTTGGAGTGAAGCAG GTTGTTCTTGTTGGTGATCATTGCCAACTTGGTCCTGTTATCATGTGCAAGAAAGGAGCTCGTGCTGGGCTAGCACAATCTCTATTTGAACGTCTAGTTTTACTTGGTGTTAAACCAATTAGATTACAG GTCCAATACCGTATGCACCCATGTTTATCAGAGTTTCCTTCTAATAGCTTCTATGAAGGCACATTACAAAATGGAGTGACAATCAATGAAAGGCAATCATCGGGCATTGATTTTCCTTGGCCTGTGCCTAATCGTCCCATGTTTTTTTATGTACAG ATGGGACAAGAGGAGATTAGTGCTAGTGGTACATCATATCTCAATCGAACTGAGGCTGCAAATGTTGAAAAGATTGTTACCACATTCTTGAGGAGTGGTGTTGTTCCTAGTCAG ATTGGGGTCATAACACCGTATGAGGGACAAAGGGCATATATtgtaaattatatgttaagaactGGTGCTTTGAGACAGCAGCTTTACAAAGAAATTGAG GTTGCAAGTGTTGATTCGTTCCAAGGACGGGAAAAAGATTACATCATCTTGTCTTGTGTGAGAAGTAATGAACATCAG GGTATTGGATTTCTAAATGATCCCCGCAGGCTTAATGTTGCCTTAACACGTGCTCGATATGGTATTGTAATTCTTGGAAACCCCAAAGTTCTTAGCAAACAACCTCTGTGGAATGGTTTATTGACACATTACAAG GAACATGAGTGCCTCGTTGAAGGACCCCTAAATAACTTGAAGCAGAGTATGGTTCAATTCCAAAAGCCCAAAAAG GTGTACAACAATCGAAGAGTTCTCTTTGCCCGTGGACCTGGGATTGTGCCTAATGATAATTTTGCATCTGCTGCCTCATCCAGTCCAAATGCGGATAGAAGAAATAGTCGTGCTCAGG GTGCGTATATGCCTCCCGGTCTTCCTAATGGTACTCACAAGCCTGGGGTTCAACCTACCAGGTTCGAAATGCCCCAGGTTCCTCTTCCACCATTTCCTGGTCCTCCTTCCCAACCTTATGCTATTCCAACTCATGAAGCTGTACTTGGACCTGTGGGAGCTGTTCCTCAGGTCCCACAACCTGGAAACCGAGGCTTTGGAGCTGGATGTGGTAATGCTGGTGCTCCAATCAGCAGTCGTCTCCAGCACCAGCAAGGCACACCACAGAATGCTGGAACTCTTGGATCTGCTTTTAACTTCCCTCCTCTGGAAAATCCAAACGGCCAGCCATCTATGGGTGGTCAATTATCTCAACCTGGATTTGTGAATAAT ATGACAGTCCAAGGGCCAAACCAATCATTACATGATGGATTTTCAAGCGGGGTAATGTCCCAG GACTACTCGGGTGATGACTTCAAAACCCAAGGCTCACATGTTCCTTATAACGTTGCTGATTTTTCTACACAG GTTTCACAGGGTGGGTATGCTGCTGATTATTCCACACAAGGAGCACAGAGTGGTTTTCTAGGGAACTTCCTAAACCAGAATTCTCAAGCTGGATATTCTCGTGTTGGCACTGGAAATGATTTCATGTCTCAG GAATACATGAATCGTGGATCACGAGGGCTGTTTACTCAGGTTGGCTTTAGTGACCCTTCACAGGATGATGCATCACAGAGCCATTGTGGTGTGAATCCCAACCAGCTTCAGTCTCAG GGTTTTATGAATTCTCTCTACTCCCAGCCCTTAGCTCAGTTCAACAAACAGCCACTAAACTTGCAGGCTTCTCAGCAGGGACATGGCTCCCAAACCAGAAACTTCAATTTAATGGTTAAGAATAAGGATGCATAG
- the LOC108456989 gene encoding regulator of nonsense transcripts 1 homolog isoform X3, producing MLFAVVPSEQEQLRARQISAQQINKVEELWKTNPDTSLEDLEKPGIDDEPQPVALKYEDAYQYQNVFAPLIKLEADYDKMMKESQSKDNVTVRWDIGLNKKQVAYFVFPKEDNELRLVPGDELRLRYSGDAARLAWQAVGHVIKLTAQEEVALELRASQGVPIDVSHGFSVDFVWKSTSFDRMQGAMKTFAVDETSVSGYIYHHLLGHEVEVRMVRNTLPRRFGAPGLPELNASQAFAVKSVLQKPISLIQGPPGTGKTVTSAAIVYNMANQGQGQVLVCAPSNVAVDQLAEKISATGLKVVRLCAKSREAVSSPVEHLTLHYQVRHLDTSEKSELHKLQLLKDEQGELSSSDEKKYKALKRATEREISQSADVICCTCVGAGDPRLANFRFRQVLIDESTQATEPECLIPLVLGVKQVVLVGDHCQLGPVIMCKKGARAGLAQSLFERLVLLGVKPIRLQVQYRMHPCLSEFPSNSFYEGTLQNGVTINERQSSGIDFPWPVPNRPMFFYVQMGQEEISASGTSYLNRTEAANVEKIVTTFLRSGVVPSQIGVITPYEGQRAYIVNYMLRTGALRQQLYKEIEVASVDSFQGREKDYIILSCVRSNEHQGIGFLNDPRRLNVALTRARYGIVILGNPKVLSKQPLWNGLLTHYKEHECLVEGPLNNLKQSMVQFQKPKKVYNNRRVLFARGPGIVPNDNFASAASSSPNADRRNSRAQGAYMPPGLPNGTHKPGVQPTRFEMPQVPLPPFPGPPSQPYAIPTHEAVLGPVGAVPQVPQPGNRGFGAGCGNAGAPISSRLQHQQGTPQNAGTLGSAFNFPPLENPNGQPSMGGQLSQPGFVNNMTVQGPNQSLHDGFSSGVMSQDYSGDDFKTQGSHVPYNVADFSTQVSQGGYAADYSTQGAQSGFLGNFLNQNSQAGYSRVGTGNDFMSQEYMNRGSRGLFTQVGFSDPSQDDASQSHCGVNPNQLQSQGFMNSLYSQPLAQFNKQPLNLQASQQGHGSQTRNFNLMVKNKDA from the exons ATGCTTTTTGCAGTG GTCCCATCTGAACAAGAACAGCTAAGGGCACGGCAAATAAGTGCTCAGCAGATAAACAAGGTAGAAGAGCTTTGGAAGACAAATCCTGATACTTCCCTTGAAGATCTTGAGAAGCCTGGCATAGATGATGAACCTCAGCCCGTGGCCTTGAAGTATGAAGATGCTTATCAG TATCAAAATGTTTTTGCGCCACTTATTAAGCTTGAAGCTGACTATGATAAA ATGATGAAAGAATCTCAAAGCAAGGACAATGTCACCGTTCGATGGGATATTGGCTTAAACAAGAAACAAGTTGCATATTTTGTTTTTCCAAAG GAAGACAATGAGCTGCGTCTAGTACCTGGTGATGAGTTGCGACTGCGTTATTCAGGAGATGCTGCCCGCCTAGCATGGCAGGCTGTTGGGCATGTG ATCAAGCTAACGGCACAAGAGGAAGTTGCACTTGAGCTCCGTGCTAGTCAG GGAGTTCCTATTGATGTCAGCCATGGATTCAGTGTTGATTTTGTCTGGAAGAGTACAAGCTTTGACCGGATGCAGGGGGCAATGAAAACATTTGCAGTTGATGAAACAAGTGTTAGTGG TTATATTTACCACCACCTTCTTGGCCATGAGGTTGAGGTTCGAATGGTTCGTAATACACTGCCTCGACGTTTTGGTGCACCCGGTCTGCCAGAACTGAATGCATCTCAA GCTTTTGCTGTAAAGAGTGTTCTTCAGAAGCCAATAAGCCTGATTCAAGGGCCCCCTGGCACTGGAAAAACTGTTACTTCTGCTGCCATTGTTTATAACATGGCTAATCAGGGTCAGGGACAG GTTCTAGTCTGTGCTCCAAGTAATGTGGCTGTTGACCAGCTAGCTGAAAAGATAAGTGCCACTGGTTTAAAG GTTGTAAGGCTTTGTGCGAAATCAAGGGAAGCTGTGAGTTCTCCTGTTGAACATTTGACCCTGCATTATCAG GTTCGACATCTTGACACATCTGAGAAAAGTGAACTTCACAAGTTACAACTATTGAAAGATGAACAAG gtgaATTGTCAAGTAGTGATGAGAAAAAGTACAAAGCACTAAAGCGAGCAACAGAGAGAGAAATATCCCAAAGCGCTGATGTCATTTGTTGCACTTGTGTTGGGGCTGGAGATCCTAGATTAGCAAATTTTAGGTTCCGCCAG GTACTTATTGATGAGTCTACTCAGGCAACTGAACCTGAGTGTCTCATTCCTTTAGTTCTTGGAGTGAAGCAG GTTGTTCTTGTTGGTGATCATTGCCAACTTGGTCCTGTTATCATGTGCAAGAAAGGAGCTCGTGCTGGGCTAGCACAATCTCTATTTGAACGTCTAGTTTTACTTGGTGTTAAACCAATTAGATTACAG GTCCAATACCGTATGCACCCATGTTTATCAGAGTTTCCTTCTAATAGCTTCTATGAAGGCACATTACAAAATGGAGTGACAATCAATGAAAGGCAATCATCGGGCATTGATTTTCCTTGGCCTGTGCCTAATCGTCCCATGTTTTTTTATGTACAG ATGGGACAAGAGGAGATTAGTGCTAGTGGTACATCATATCTCAATCGAACTGAGGCTGCAAATGTTGAAAAGATTGTTACCACATTCTTGAGGAGTGGTGTTGTTCCTAGTCAG ATTGGGGTCATAACACCGTATGAGGGACAAAGGGCATATATtgtaaattatatgttaagaactGGTGCTTTGAGACAGCAGCTTTACAAAGAAATTGAG GTTGCAAGTGTTGATTCGTTCCAAGGACGGGAAAAAGATTACATCATCTTGTCTTGTGTGAGAAGTAATGAACATCAG GGTATTGGATTTCTAAATGATCCCCGCAGGCTTAATGTTGCCTTAACACGTGCTCGATATGGTATTGTAATTCTTGGAAACCCCAAAGTTCTTAGCAAACAACCTCTGTGGAATGGTTTATTGACACATTACAAG GAACATGAGTGCCTCGTTGAAGGACCCCTAAATAACTTGAAGCAGAGTATGGTTCAATTCCAAAAGCCCAAAAAG GTGTACAACAATCGAAGAGTTCTCTTTGCCCGTGGACCTGGGATTGTGCCTAATGATAATTTTGCATCTGCTGCCTCATCCAGTCCAAATGCGGATAGAAGAAATAGTCGTGCTCAGG GTGCGTATATGCCTCCCGGTCTTCCTAATGGTACTCACAAGCCTGGGGTTCAACCTACCAGGTTCGAAATGCCCCAGGTTCCTCTTCCACCATTTCCTGGTCCTCCTTCCCAACCTTATGCTATTCCAACTCATGAAGCTGTACTTGGACCTGTGGGAGCTGTTCCTCAGGTCCCACAACCTGGAAACCGAGGCTTTGGAGCTGGATGTGGTAATGCTGGTGCTCCAATCAGCAGTCGTCTCCAGCACCAGCAAGGCACACCACAGAATGCTGGAACTCTTGGATCTGCTTTTAACTTCCCTCCTCTGGAAAATCCAAACGGCCAGCCATCTATGGGTGGTCAATTATCTCAACCTGGATTTGTGAATAAT ATGACAGTCCAAGGGCCAAACCAATCATTACATGATGGATTTTCAAGCGGGGTAATGTCCCAG GACTACTCGGGTGATGACTTCAAAACCCAAGGCTCACATGTTCCTTATAACGTTGCTGATTTTTCTACACAG GTTTCACAGGGTGGGTATGCTGCTGATTATTCCACACAAGGAGCACAGAGTGGTTTTCTAGGGAACTTCCTAAACCAGAATTCTCAAGCTGGATATTCTCGTGTTGGCACTGGAAATGATTTCATGTCTCAG GAATACATGAATCGTGGATCACGAGGGCTGTTTACTCAGGTTGGCTTTAGTGACCCTTCACAGGATGATGCATCACAGAGCCATTGTGGTGTGAATCCCAACCAGCTTCAGTCTCAG GGTTTTATGAATTCTCTCTACTCCCAGCCCTTAGCTCAGTTCAACAAACAGCCACTAAACTTGCAGGCTTCTCAGCAGGGACATGGCTCCCAAACCAGAAACTTCAATTTAATGGTTAAGAATAAGGATGCATAG
- the LOC108456989 gene encoding regulator of nonsense transcripts 1 homolog isoform X2, producing the protein MESHFETASQPDPATDAYTFLEFNTQLESDFGYTDFRDPICSWPTPYDATAADRSGSDTAASSSPSSASKGAARGVNSNNNSSICSRTVVDALATGISGLNFEETAGDEDGGYEYGKGDSVEHSCRYCGVSNPACVVRCNVPSCRKWFCNSRGNTSGSHIVNHLVPSEQEQLRARQISAQQINKVEELWKTNPDTSLEDLEKPGIDDEPQPVALKYEDAYQYQNVFAPLIKLEADYDKMMKESQSKDNVTVRWDIGLNKKQVAYFVFPKEDNELRLVPGDELRLRYSGDAARLAWQAVGHVIKLTAQEEVALELRASQGVPIDVSHGFSVDFVWKSTSFDRMQGAMKTFAVDETSVSGYIYHHLLGHEVEVRMVRNTLPRRFGAPGLPELNASQAFAVKSVLQKPISLIQGPPGTGKTVTSAAIVYNMANQGQGQVLVCAPSNVAVDQLAEKISATGLKVVRLCAKSREAVSSPVEHLTLHYQVRHLDTSEKSELHKLQLLKDEQGELSSSDEKKYKALKRATEREISQSADVICCTCVGAGDPRLANFRFRQVLIDESTQATEPECLIPLVLGVKQVVLVGDHCQLGPVIMCKKGARAGLAQSLFERLVLLGVKPIRLQVQYRMHPCLSEFPSNSFYEGTLQNGVTINERQSSGIDFPWPVPNRPMFFYVQMGQEEISASGTSYLNRTEAANVEKIVTTFLRSGVVPSQIGVITPYEGQRAYIVNYMLRTGALRQQLYKEIEVASVDSFQGREKDYIILSCVRSNEHQGIGFLNDPRRLNVALTRARYGIVILGNPKVLSKQPLWNGLLTHYKEHECLVEGPLNNLKQSMVQFQKPKKVYNNRRVLFARGPGIVPNDNFASAASSSPNADRRNSRAQGAYMPPGLPNGTHKPGVQPTRFEMPQVPLPPFPGPPSQPYAIPTHEAVLGPVGAVPQVPQPGNRGFGAGCGNAGAPISSRLQHQQGTPQNAGTLGSAFNFPPLENPNGQPSMGGQLSQPGFVNNMTVQGPNQSLHDGFSSGVMSQDYSGDDFKTQGSHVPYNVADFSTQVSQGGYAADYSTQGAQSGFLGNFLNQNSQAGYSRVGTGNDFMSQEYMNRGSRGLFTQVGFSDPSQDDASQSHCGVNPNQLQSQGFMNSLYSQPLAQFNKQPLNLQASQQGHGSQTRNFNLMVKNKDA; encoded by the exons ATGGAATCTCATTTCGAGACGGCCTCGCAACCCGATCCAGCCACAGATGCTTACACATTCCTCGAATTCAACACCCAACTCGAGTCCGATTTCGGCTACACGGACTTTCGAGACCCGATTTGTTCTTGGCCGACACCCTACGATGCCACCGCCGCTGATCGCTCCGGCTCCGACACTGCTGCCTCCTCCTCTCCCTCTAGTGCTTCAAAAGGCGCTGCCCGTGGCGTAAATAGTAATAACAACAGCAGTATTTGTAGTAGGACCGTGGTTGATGCGTTAGCTACGGGGATTAGTGGATTGAATTTCGAGGAGACAGCTGGGGATGAGGATGGTGGTTATGAGTACGGAAAAGGGGATTCGGTCGAGCACTCTTGTCGGTATTGTGGGGTTTCAAACCCGGCTTGCGTGGTTCGCTGTAATGTCCCTTCGTGTAGGAAGTGGTTCTGTAATTCGAGAGGGAATACATCTGGCTCGCATATTGTTAATCATCTC GTCCCATCTGAACAAGAACAGCTAAGGGCACGGCAAATAAGTGCTCAGCAGATAAACAAGGTAGAAGAGCTTTGGAAGACAAATCCTGATACTTCCCTTGAAGATCTTGAGAAGCCTGGCATAGATGATGAACCTCAGCCCGTGGCCTTGAAGTATGAAGATGCTTATCAG TATCAAAATGTTTTTGCGCCACTTATTAAGCTTGAAGCTGACTATGATAAA ATGATGAAAGAATCTCAAAGCAAGGACAATGTCACCGTTCGATGGGATATTGGCTTAAACAAGAAACAAGTTGCATATTTTGTTTTTCCAAAG GAAGACAATGAGCTGCGTCTAGTACCTGGTGATGAGTTGCGACTGCGTTATTCAGGAGATGCTGCCCGCCTAGCATGGCAGGCTGTTGGGCATGTG ATCAAGCTAACGGCACAAGAGGAAGTTGCACTTGAGCTCCGTGCTAGTCAG GGAGTTCCTATTGATGTCAGCCATGGATTCAGTGTTGATTTTGTCTGGAAGAGTACAAGCTTTGACCGGATGCAGGGGGCAATGAAAACATTTGCAGTTGATGAAACAAGTGTTAGTGG TTATATTTACCACCACCTTCTTGGCCATGAGGTTGAGGTTCGAATGGTTCGTAATACACTGCCTCGACGTTTTGGTGCACCCGGTCTGCCAGAACTGAATGCATCTCAA GCTTTTGCTGTAAAGAGTGTTCTTCAGAAGCCAATAAGCCTGATTCAAGGGCCCCCTGGCACTGGAAAAACTGTTACTTCTGCTGCCATTGTTTATAACATGGCTAATCAGGGTCAGGGACAG GTTCTAGTCTGTGCTCCAAGTAATGTGGCTGTTGACCAGCTAGCTGAAAAGATAAGTGCCACTGGTTTAAAG GTTGTAAGGCTTTGTGCGAAATCAAGGGAAGCTGTGAGTTCTCCTGTTGAACATTTGACCCTGCATTATCAG GTTCGACATCTTGACACATCTGAGAAAAGTGAACTTCACAAGTTACAACTATTGAAAGATGAACAAG gtgaATTGTCAAGTAGTGATGAGAAAAAGTACAAAGCACTAAAGCGAGCAACAGAGAGAGAAATATCCCAAAGCGCTGATGTCATTTGTTGCACTTGTGTTGGGGCTGGAGATCCTAGATTAGCAAATTTTAGGTTCCGCCAG GTACTTATTGATGAGTCTACTCAGGCAACTGAACCTGAGTGTCTCATTCCTTTAGTTCTTGGAGTGAAGCAG GTTGTTCTTGTTGGTGATCATTGCCAACTTGGTCCTGTTATCATGTGCAAGAAAGGAGCTCGTGCTGGGCTAGCACAATCTCTATTTGAACGTCTAGTTTTACTTGGTGTTAAACCAATTAGATTACAG GTCCAATACCGTATGCACCCATGTTTATCAGAGTTTCCTTCTAATAGCTTCTATGAAGGCACATTACAAAATGGAGTGACAATCAATGAAAGGCAATCATCGGGCATTGATTTTCCTTGGCCTGTGCCTAATCGTCCCATGTTTTTTTATGTACAG ATGGGACAAGAGGAGATTAGTGCTAGTGGTACATCATATCTCAATCGAACTGAGGCTGCAAATGTTGAAAAGATTGTTACCACATTCTTGAGGAGTGGTGTTGTTCCTAGTCAG ATTGGGGTCATAACACCGTATGAGGGACAAAGGGCATATATtgtaaattatatgttaagaactGGTGCTTTGAGACAGCAGCTTTACAAAGAAATTGAG GTTGCAAGTGTTGATTCGTTCCAAGGACGGGAAAAAGATTACATCATCTTGTCTTGTGTGAGAAGTAATGAACATCAG GGTATTGGATTTCTAAATGATCCCCGCAGGCTTAATGTTGCCTTAACACGTGCTCGATATGGTATTGTAATTCTTGGAAACCCCAAAGTTCTTAGCAAACAACCTCTGTGGAATGGTTTATTGACACATTACAAG GAACATGAGTGCCTCGTTGAAGGACCCCTAAATAACTTGAAGCAGAGTATGGTTCAATTCCAAAAGCCCAAAAAG GTGTACAACAATCGAAGAGTTCTCTTTGCCCGTGGACCTGGGATTGTGCCTAATGATAATTTTGCATCTGCTGCCTCATCCAGTCCAAATGCGGATAGAAGAAATAGTCGTGCTCAGG GTGCGTATATGCCTCCCGGTCTTCCTAATGGTACTCACAAGCCTGGGGTTCAACCTACCAGGTTCGAAATGCCCCAGGTTCCTCTTCCACCATTTCCTGGTCCTCCTTCCCAACCTTATGCTATTCCAACTCATGAAGCTGTACTTGGACCTGTGGGAGCTGTTCCTCAGGTCCCACAACCTGGAAACCGAGGCTTTGGAGCTGGATGTGGTAATGCTGGTGCTCCAATCAGCAGTCGTCTCCAGCACCAGCAAGGCACACCACAGAATGCTGGAACTCTTGGATCTGCTTTTAACTTCCCTCCTCTGGAAAATCCAAACGGCCAGCCATCTATGGGTGGTCAATTATCTCAACCTGGATTTGTGAATAAT ATGACAGTCCAAGGGCCAAACCAATCATTACATGATGGATTTTCAAGCGGGGTAATGTCCCAG GACTACTCGGGTGATGACTTCAAAACCCAAGGCTCACATGTTCCTTATAACGTTGCTGATTTTTCTACACAG GTTTCACAGGGTGGGTATGCTGCTGATTATTCCACACAAGGAGCACAGAGTGGTTTTCTAGGGAACTTCCTAAACCAGAATTCTCAAGCTGGATATTCTCGTGTTGGCACTGGAAATGATTTCATGTCTCAG GAATACATGAATCGTGGATCACGAGGGCTGTTTACTCAGGTTGGCTTTAGTGACCCTTCACAGGATGATGCATCACAGAGCCATTGTGGTGTGAATCCCAACCAGCTTCAGTCTCAG GGTTTTATGAATTCTCTCTACTCCCAGCCCTTAGCTCAGTTCAACAAACAGCCACTAAACTTGCAGGCTTCTCAGCAGGGACATGGCTCCCAAACCAGAAACTTCAATTTAATGGTTAAGAATAAGGATGCATAG
- the LOC108454790 gene encoding putative invertase inhibitor, whose product MLRHWHVSFLSFCFFFLFLFLFLWTPYDEISATRTFSVDLINKTCKTCSDKSTVFNYTFCSASLQEIPVSRTTNLQGLAIVAMELALQNATHTLSVIKELRRNETWGHPFASACLRDCDVLYSDGVITLVDAVAAFLEGKYGSAGAWLTAVMDGATTCEEGFGDMEEASPLTEQNYSVFQLCDVALCIVNLLVSHA is encoded by the coding sequence ATGCTGCGGCATTGGCACGTGTCTTTCTTATCATTCTGCTTCTTCTTCTTGTTTCTCTTCCTCTTTTTATGGACTCCTTATGATGAAATCTCTGCAACAAGAACGTTCTCCGTTGATTTAATCAACAAAACCTGCAAAACATGTTCCGATAAATCTACCGTTTTCAACTACACGTTCTGCTCGGCATCTCTCCAGGAAATCCCAGTCAGCCGTACCACAAACCTTCAAGGTCTAGCAATAGTTGCAATGGAGTTAGCTTTACAAAATGCGACTCACACGCTTTCTGTCATTAAAGAGTTGCGGAGAAACGAAACGTGGGGTCATCCATTTGCTTCGGCTTGCTTGAGGGACTGTGATGTGCTTTACTCCGACGGGGTTATCACCCTGGTGGATGCTGTTGCGGCGTTTTTAGAAGGCAAATATGGGAGTGCTGGTGCTTGGTTGACTGCGGTTATGGACGGAGCGACTACGTGTGAGGAAGGGTTTGGGGATATGGAAGAAGCGTCGCCATTGACGGAACAGAATTACAGTGTTTTCCAGTTATGTGATGTTGCTTTATGCATCGTCAACTTGCTTGTTTCACATGCATAG